From a single Armatimonadota bacterium genomic region:
- a CDS encoding DUF177 domain-containing protein, protein MKLDLSEIVRTPGMQVRQKIDEPFHPAEFGFDCISPITGSIEFTNTGDVLLARGKVGASIRLQCSRCVVDFVVMLTANIEEQFRLVHMGDQIMAMPLDEEDMVGGLLSNNILDVEELIRQSLLTEVPIQPLCKPDCKGLCPICGQNLSEGQCSCHQEMYNSAFQALAILLEDEEAED, encoded by the coding sequence ATGAAACTTGACCTTTCAGAAATTGTACGAACCCCTGGAATGCAGGTGAGGCAGAAAATCGATGAGCCTTTTCATCCTGCTGAGTTTGGTTTCGACTGCATCTCGCCTATTACAGGGAGCATAGAGTTTACCAATACTGGCGATGTTTTGCTTGCTAGAGGTAAGGTTGGCGCAAGTATTAGGTTGCAATGCAGCCGTTGCGTGGTAGACTTTGTTGTCATGCTTACCGCAAACATCGAGGAGCAGTTTAGGTTGGTGCATATGGGCGACCAAATCATGGCGATGCCTTTGGATGAGGAAGATATGGTAGGTGGGCTTCTTAGCAACAATATATTAGATGTGGAGGAACTCATCAGGCAGAGCCTGTTGACCGAGGTCCCTATCCAACCGCTATGCAAACCGGACTGCAAGGGATTGTGCCCGATTTGCGGCCAAAACCTAAGTGAAGGCCAGTGCTCTTGTCATCAGGAAATGTATAATTCGGCTTTCCAAGCGCTGGCAATTTTGCTAGAAGACGAAGAAGCTGAAGACTGA
- the rpmF gene encoding 50S ribosomal protein L32, which yields MALPKRRHSKTRQAKRRTHWKLSVPTVVDCPRCHAPRLPHHVCPSCGFYNGRLVLEVKEKEKKE from the coding sequence TTGGCACTTCCTAAGAGGAGACATTCCAAGACCCGACAAGCAAAGCGAAGAACTCATTGGAAGCTGAGTGTTCCGACTGTGGTGGATTGTCCGCGGTGCCATGCGCCGCGTTTACCGCACCATGTATGCCCAAGCTGTGGGTTCTACAATGGAAGACTAGTGCTGGAAGTAAAGGAAAAAGAAAAGAAGGAATAG
- the plsX gene encoding phosphate acyltransferase PlsX: MKIAVDAMGGDYAPAQVVEGAVEAASVDHIPVILVGDEKAIKQELARYPTNSRVEIRHASEVVGMDEYPATAIRRKVDSSIVVAANLVLAGEAQAIVSVGNTGAAMAVALLKFGRIQGIDRPAICVLLPTINGKAILIDAGANVDCSVENLIQFAIMGKEYAEQVLKLPNPRIGLLSIGEEPTKGNEVTKATNARLRATAGLNFIGNVEGKDIFRGVADVVVCDGFDGNMVLKVSEGMAEFVLTSLKQEIERGIVSKIGALLAMPALKRAKSKLDYAEYGGAPLLGVNGVCVIGHGRSNGRAIRNAIRAAAKAVENNVVGCISTALQQRGLARRGDDQSGARIQHCEQAEFCAEETALPNQPPNVRDNY; encoded by the coding sequence ATGAAGATAGCAGTTGATGCTATGGGTGGCGACTATGCACCAGCCCAAGTAGTGGAGGGAGCGGTTGAGGCAGCCAGCGTCGACCACATTCCAGTTATACTGGTGGGTGATGAGAAAGCCATTAAGCAGGAGCTGGCAAGGTATCCAACCAACTCGAGGGTCGAGATACGCCACGCTTCCGAAGTAGTAGGGATGGATGAGTATCCAGCGACTGCCATTCGTCGGAAGGTAGACTCTTCCATTGTTGTTGCTGCCAACCTAGTTCTTGCGGGTGAAGCACAAGCCATAGTAAGCGTCGGAAATACTGGTGCGGCTATGGCTGTTGCTTTACTTAAGTTTGGGAGGATACAAGGCATTGACCGTCCAGCTATTTGTGTCCTTTTGCCGACAATAAATGGCAAAGCTATACTAATCGATGCTGGGGCCAATGTTGACTGCTCCGTTGAAAACTTAATTCAATTTGCAATTATGGGCAAGGAGTACGCCGAGCAGGTTTTGAAACTTCCTAATCCACGAATTGGTTTGTTGAGCATTGGTGAGGAACCCACAAAAGGCAATGAGGTCACTAAAGCTACGAATGCACGCCTTAGAGCGACAGCTGGGCTGAACTTTATTGGCAATGTCGAGGGGAAGGATATATTTCGTGGTGTTGCCGACGTAGTCGTTTGCGATGGATTTGATGGCAACATGGTTCTGAAGGTTAGCGAGGGTATGGCAGAGTTTGTTCTTACTTCCCTTAAGCAGGAGATTGAACGTGGTATCGTTTCCAAGATAGGAGCTCTACTTGCAATGCCAGCCCTCAAGCGAGCCAAATCCAAGCTTGACTATGCCGAGTATGGCGGCGCGCCTCTACTTGGCGTAAATGGCGTGTGTGTTATCGGTCATGGGAGGTCGAACGGGCGGGCTATCCGAAACGCGATACGGGCAGCTGCAAAAGCCGTTGAAAATAATGTAGTTGGGTGCATTAGTACAGCACTACAGCAAAGAGGTCTTGCGCGCAGAGGAGATGATCAGTCTGGTGCAAGAATACAACATTGCGAGCAAGCCGAATTTTGTGCTGAGGAGACAGCCTTGCCAAACCAACCTCCCAACGTGAGGGACAATTATTAG
- a CDS encoding ketoacyl-ACP synthase III: MAHKSRRAGIVGIGSFAPQKVLTNADLEKIVDTTNEWIVTRSGIRERRIVENGMAASDLAVEAAKKALSTASLQAEKLDLIICATITGDYPFPATSCLIQDRIGAKNAAAFDLQAGCSGWVYSLSTAAQFIETGAYEKILVVGVDVLSSFTDWTDRSTCVLFGDAAGAAVVAPVEPDMGLLSFCLGADGSGGDLLKIPAGGSKNPPSEETILGRQHYIKMEGREVFKFAVRIMGEASLAALASSGLTPEDVSLFVPHQANIRIIEAAAERLNLPPEKVFVNVQSYGNTSAASIPLALDEAYQLGRLKYGDVVVVVGFGAGLTWASGVIKWTMPYLKE; encoded by the coding sequence ATGGCGCATAAATCACGACGCGCGGGGATAGTGGGAATAGGGTCATTTGCTCCGCAGAAAGTTCTCACCAATGCCGATTTGGAGAAGATTGTAGATACGACGAACGAATGGATTGTCACAAGGTCGGGAATTCGTGAAAGGCGCATAGTTGAAAATGGAATGGCGGCCTCCGACCTTGCAGTTGAAGCCGCGAAGAAAGCATTATCGACTGCATCACTGCAAGCAGAAAAGCTTGATTTAATAATCTGCGCCACAATAACCGGTGATTATCCCTTCCCAGCAACCTCTTGTCTGATTCAGGACAGAATAGGAGCCAAGAATGCCGCCGCCTTTGACCTTCAAGCTGGCTGTTCTGGGTGGGTTTATTCTCTTTCAACCGCAGCCCAATTCATCGAGACAGGCGCATATGAAAAAATCCTGGTTGTGGGCGTAGATGTTCTTTCCAGCTTTACAGATTGGACCGATCGTTCTACCTGTGTCCTCTTTGGTGATGCTGCTGGTGCGGCTGTGGTTGCACCTGTGGAACCTGATATGGGTTTGCTGTCTTTTTGTCTCGGTGCGGATGGATCTGGCGGCGACCTGCTGAAAATTCCCGCAGGAGGGTCAAAGAATCCTCCGAGCGAAGAAACAATACTCGGCCGCCAACATTACATTAAGATGGAAGGCAGAGAAGTTTTCAAGTTCGCCGTCAGAATAATGGGTGAAGCCTCGCTAGCGGCATTGGCGTCTTCTGGCTTGACGCCGGAAGATGTTAGCCTCTTCGTTCCGCACCAAGCAAATATTCGCATAATTGAAGCGGCGGCGGAGCGATTGAACCTTCCGCCTGAGAAGGTTTTCGTTAATGTTCAGAGCTATGGAAACACATCGGCAGCGTCGATACCGCTGGCTTTAGACGAAGCATATCAGTTGGGACGCCTCAAATATGGCGATGTAGTTGTAGTAGTAGGATTCGGCGCAGGGCTAACATGGGCGTCCGGTGTAATAAAGTGGACAATGCCATATTTGAAAGAATAG
- the fabD gene encoding ACP S-malonyltransferase: MKKIAFVFPGQGSQHVGMGKDLYEGFPEVREIYENADRILGFNLSQLCFLGPDDELRLTSNTQPAIFTTSIAILRLIEKHGIRPDVVAGHSIGEYAAIVAAGALSFEDALRLVRKRGELMQEAGLKQPGTMAAIIGLDANEVAGICSRASSAGIIDVANYNSPGQIVISGETKAVELALEYARAAGARKVVPLNVSGAFHSRLMSPAARALAEELKKTALKDARVPIIANFTGDFVHKSDEIRDTLAQQIIGSVRWEETIRRMEADGVEMYVEIGPGKVLAGLIKRTVSSAEVHSVGDMLSLNEFMSKLGNKVEQN; encoded by the coding sequence ATGAAGAAAATTGCTTTCGTATTCCCAGGCCAGGGTTCGCAGCATGTTGGCATGGGAAAAGACCTTTATGAAGGATTTCCGGAGGTTCGGGAGATTTATGAAAATGCCGACCGTATTTTAGGGTTCAATCTCAGCCAGCTCTGCTTTTTGGGGCCTGATGACGAACTTCGTCTCACGTCTAACACACAGCCAGCCATCTTCACAACCAGCATAGCCATTCTTCGTCTTATAGAGAAGCATGGCATTCGGCCTGATGTAGTCGCCGGCCACAGCATCGGCGAGTATGCTGCCATAGTAGCGGCCGGGGCATTGTCATTCGAAGATGCATTGCGCCTAGTTCGCAAGAGGGGAGAGCTGATGCAAGAAGCTGGCTTGAAGCAGCCAGGTACTATGGCGGCTATTATTGGCCTTGATGCAAATGAGGTGGCTGGGATTTGCAGTCGCGCGAGCAGTGCAGGCATCATTGATGTTGCCAACTACAACTCGCCAGGCCAAATTGTTATTTCAGGCGAAACCAAAGCGGTTGAGCTAGCCCTAGAATACGCCCGCGCAGCTGGCGCACGGAAGGTCGTTCCACTGAATGTTAGCGGAGCGTTTCACTCGCGGCTTATGAGTCCTGCCGCAAGGGCATTGGCTGAAGAGTTGAAGAAAACTGCTCTAAAAGATGCTAGGGTTCCTATAATTGCGAACTTTACGGGGGACTTTGTTCACAAGAGTGATGAAATTAGAGATACCCTAGCGCAGCAAATTATTGGAAGCGTTCGTTGGGAAGAAACTATTCGACGTATGGAGGCCGACGGCGTTGAAATGTATGTAGAGATAGGGCCAGGTAAGGTGCTCGCTGGTCTTATCAAGCGAACTGTTAGCTCGGCTGAGGTGCATAGTGTTGGCGATATGTTATCTCTTAATGAATTTATGAGTAAATTGGGAAATAAGGTTGAGCAAAATTAA
- the fabG gene encoding 3-oxoacyl-[acyl-carrier-protein] reductase yields the protein MKLEGKVAIVTGAGREGKGIGRSIALALAREGADIVIADYVAEAAEAVAEEVRSFGRRAVAVRANVANPADAEAIVQKALDEFGKIDILVNNAGITRDALMIKMSEEDWDLVINTNLKGTFNCTKAVIRPMLKQRSGKIVNVASVMGIIGNIGQANYSASKAGIIGLTKTTARELGSRGINVNAVAPGFIQTAMTDELPEDIRENISKQIPLQRLGTPDDVAGLIVFLCSEDSSYITGQVINVDGGMVM from the coding sequence TTGAAACTTGAAGGAAAAGTTGCTATAGTAACGGGAGCTGGAAGGGAAGGCAAAGGAATCGGGCGGTCCATAGCTCTTGCCCTCGCCCGCGAAGGCGCTGATATCGTTATCGCCGACTATGTTGCCGAAGCCGCCGAGGCCGTTGCCGAGGAGGTCAGGTCATTTGGGAGACGTGCAGTTGCCGTACGTGCAAATGTTGCTAATCCAGCTGATGCCGAAGCTATTGTTCAAAAGGCGTTGGATGAATTTGGCAAAATTGATATACTAGTAAACAACGCTGGAATCACCAGAGATGCACTTATGATAAAAATGTCTGAGGAAGACTGGGATCTGGTGATTAATACGAACTTGAAAGGTACTTTCAACTGTACCAAAGCAGTCATTCGGCCGATGCTAAAGCAGCGTAGTGGCAAGATTGTAAACGTAGCTTCTGTTATGGGAATCATAGGAAATATTGGTCAGGCAAACTACTCGGCGTCTAAGGCGGGGATAATAGGACTCACAAAAACAACTGCCCGCGAGCTTGGCTCACGAGGCATAAACGTAAATGCGGTAGCACCTGGGTTTATCCAGACTGCGATGACCGATGAGCTACCTGAAGACATAAGAGAGAATATAAGCAAACAAATTCCGCTACAAAGGCTCGGGACACCGGACGACGTTGCCGGGCTTATAGTTTTTTTGTGTAGCGAGGACTCATCTTATATCACCGGACAGGTGATAAACGTTGACGGCGGCATGGTAATGTAA
- the acpP gene encoding acyl carrier protein — protein sequence MSTFDRVKKVVVEQLDVNEEEVTEDASFVDDLGADSLDVVELVMGLEEEFDLEIPDEDAEKIVTVADAVKYIEEKTKA from the coding sequence GTGTCAACTTTTGATAGAGTAAAGAAGGTTGTCGTCGAGCAACTGGACGTCAATGAAGAAGAAGTAACCGAAGATGCTTCGTTTGTAGATGATCTTGGTGCGGATTCGCTTGACGTTGTAGAACTAGTAATGGGACTTGAGGAGGAGTTTGATCTGGAAATTCCGGACGAGGACGCGGAGAAAATCGTCACAGTAGCCGACGCAGTTAAGTACATTGAAGAAAAAACTAAAGCATAA
- the fabF gene encoding beta-ketoacyl-ACP synthase II: protein MERKRVVVTGMAPITPVGTGTEKYWQALLNGVSGVGLITHFDASDYSTQIAAEIKDFDPEEYIDRKEAKRMDRFAQFAVAASILAIRDSGLQITNENAERVGVLIGSGIGGTSTWEEQHRTLIEKGPRRVSPFFVPMLISDMASGMASIILGAKGPNLAIVTACATATHAIGEAAKIIQRGDADVMVAGGSEAAITPLAVAGFCAARAFSTRNDEPERASRPFDLNRDGFVIGEGAGVLILESLEHALARGAKIYCEITGFGMSGDAFHITAPAPEGEGAARSMAAALKDAGIKPEDVDYINAHGTSTPDNDKTETMAIKRVFGDYAYKVAISSTKSMIGHLLGAAGAVEAIACICAIRDGIIPPTINYETPDPECDLDYVPNEPRKMPVKIAMSNSFGFGGHNATLILAKYE from the coding sequence ATGGAACGAAAAAGGGTAGTAGTAACCGGAATGGCGCCAATTACGCCTGTTGGCACTGGCACTGAGAAATATTGGCAAGCGCTATTGAATGGCGTCTCAGGAGTTGGGTTAATAACTCATTTTGACGCATCCGATTATTCCACCCAGATAGCGGCAGAGATAAAAGATTTCGACCCTGAGGAGTATATAGACCGCAAAGAAGCAAAGCGGATGGACCGCTTTGCCCAGTTCGCAGTTGCCGCAAGCATTCTTGCAATCCGGGACTCCGGGCTTCAAATAACCAACGAAAACGCTGAACGGGTGGGAGTCTTGATTGGGTCTGGCATTGGTGGTACTAGCACCTGGGAGGAGCAGCATAGAACGCTAATTGAGAAAGGCCCAAGGCGTGTAAGTCCTTTCTTTGTCCCTATGCTAATTTCCGATATGGCATCAGGCATGGCGTCGATAATTCTAGGAGCAAAGGGGCCTAATCTTGCGATTGTTACTGCCTGCGCAACAGCCACCCATGCCATTGGTGAGGCAGCAAAAATTATTCAGAGGGGGGATGCTGATGTAATGGTTGCGGGTGGTTCGGAGGCAGCCATCACGCCACTTGCGGTCGCTGGATTCTGTGCGGCTAGGGCATTTTCGACAAGAAACGACGAACCAGAGCGGGCAAGCCGGCCTTTTGACTTAAACCGCGATGGCTTTGTTATAGGTGAGGGCGCCGGTGTATTGATACTCGAGTCACTAGAGCATGCGCTAGCGCGTGGCGCAAAAATCTACTGTGAGATCACAGGCTTTGGTATGAGCGGCGATGCTTTCCATATAACGGCACCAGCGCCAGAAGGCGAGGGAGCAGCGAGATCAATGGCTGCTGCTCTTAAGGATGCCGGCATAAAGCCTGAGGATGTTGATTATATCAACGCACATGGAACGTCCACGCCGGATAATGATAAAACCGAGACAATGGCTATCAAGCGAGTCTTCGGCGATTATGCATACAAGGTTGCAATCAGTTCCACAAAGTCCATGATTGGCCACCTACTTGGCGCCGCGGGAGCAGTTGAAGCAATCGCATGCATTTGTGCGATTAGAGATGGCATTATTCCGCCAACAATAAACTATGAGACGCCCGACCCTGAATGTGATTTGGACTACGTACCGAATGAACCAAGGAAAATGCCTGTAAAAATAGCAATGTCAAATTCATTTGGTTTTGGAGGCCACAACGCAACCCTCATATTGGCTAAATATGAGTAG
- a CDS encoding pyridoxal phosphate-dependent aminotransferase — MMISQRAARVNPSPTLAITAKAKKMKADGIDVISFGAGEPDFDTPQNVKDAAIKALQQGATKYTASSGLIELKQAVAAKLKRDNGLDYPPTQIIVSNGAKHSIYNAILALCDPGDEVIIPAPYWVSYPEFVKLADGVPVFVQTDESTGFRMTPDMLLDAITPRTKILILNSPSNPTGAVYTPEVIEAFAEIAVAKGIYVISDEIYEKIIYDGNKHLSIASLGEDIKKLTVTINGLSKSHSMTGWRVGFAAAEKEIVDAMERIQDNSTSNPVSFVQYGAIEALNGPQDFTEMMVREFNERRKVMVAGLNAIPGIVCPEPGGAFYVFPNISGVIGKTYDGGVITGSDSFAEYLLSGDSKVAVIPGSGFGADQNIRLSYATSMENIKEGVKRIAEAVAKLK, encoded by the coding sequence ATAATGATCTCTCAGAGGGCGGCGAGGGTCAACCCTTCGCCAACGCTGGCGATCACCGCCAAGGCAAAAAAGATGAAAGCTGATGGGATAGATGTTATCAGCTTCGGCGCTGGCGAGCCCGATTTCGACACTCCACAGAATGTCAAGGACGCCGCAATAAAAGCACTCCAACAGGGCGCGACTAAATATACTGCTTCGTCGGGCCTTATCGAGCTTAAGCAGGCGGTTGCCGCAAAACTTAAGCGGGACAACGGTTTAGATTATCCGCCAACGCAGATTATCGTATCAAATGGCGCAAAGCATTCTATCTATAATGCCATCCTAGCCCTGTGCGACCCTGGCGACGAAGTCATAATTCCTGCACCGTATTGGGTGTCATATCCTGAGTTTGTAAAATTGGCGGATGGGGTGCCTGTCTTCGTACAGACAGATGAGAGTACCGGTTTCAGAATGACGCCCGATATGCTTTTGGACGCCATCACACCAAGGACAAAGATTTTAATTTTAAACAGCCCTAGCAATCCTACTGGTGCGGTCTATACCCCCGAGGTTATTGAAGCGTTTGCCGAAATTGCCGTTGCGAAGGGCATATATGTTATTTCAGATGAAATATATGAAAAAATCATTTATGATGGCAATAAACATTTGAGCATAGCTTCCCTCGGCGAGGACATAAAGAAACTGACAGTTACGATAAATGGCCTTTCAAAGAGCCACTCAATGACTGGTTGGCGAGTTGGTTTTGCTGCCGCTGAAAAGGAAATTGTTGATGCAATGGAACGCATCCAGGACAACTCCACATCGAATCCCGTATCTTTTGTTCAGTATGGTGCAATTGAGGCGCTAAATGGCCCTCAAGATTTCACCGAAATGATGGTTCGAGAATTCAATGAGCGGCGCAAGGTCATGGTGGCGGGCTTGAACGCAATCCCTGGAATTGTATGCCCAGAGCCTGGTGGTGCATTTTACGTTTTCCCGAACATATCAGGCGTCATCGGCAAAACGTACGACGGCGGGGTGATAACTGGATCAGACTCATTTGCAGAATATCTACTCAGCGGCGACTCGAAGGTTGCTGTCATACCGGGGTCGGGATTTGGCGCCGACCAAAACATTCGGTTATCGTATGCAACCTCAATGGAAAACATTAAGGAAGGCGTCAAGCGAATCGCAGAGGCTGTTGCAAAACTTAAATAA
- the rnc gene encoding ribonuclease III, with product MPLSPLARVARKVKIKKENWGILRQALTHKSYLGEVSGIESNERLEFLGDAVLGMIVSEHLFAKFAEKREGELAKAKAVAVSEPVLAEAAKKLLIPHALLLSSGEEASGGRNRPSILADAFEAVIAAVYLSEGLDVARQVVLSVLRQTLEDIEREEHHRNYKSLLQELSQSLYKRAPRYVVISESGADHDKTFVVEAQLDGISLGVGTGKSKKQAEQAAAFEALQHPHFDKLQRKE from the coding sequence ATGCCGCTTTCACCGCTGGCGAGAGTAGCTCGAAAGGTAAAAATAAAGAAGGAGAATTGGGGCATTTTGCGGCAAGCCCTCACGCACAAATCATACTTGGGTGAAGTCTCCGGGATAGAGAGTAATGAAAGGTTGGAGTTCCTTGGTGATGCCGTACTTGGCATGATAGTTTCGGAGCATCTATTCGCCAAGTTTGCAGAGAAGCGGGAGGGTGAACTAGCAAAAGCAAAAGCTGTCGCAGTGAGCGAGCCGGTTCTGGCTGAGGCGGCAAAGAAGCTTCTTATACCTCATGCTTTGCTTCTTAGCAGTGGCGAGGAAGCCTCAGGCGGCAGAAACCGGCCGTCAATCCTTGCCGATGCATTCGAAGCAGTGATTGCCGCGGTATATTTAAGCGAGGGACTAGATGTTGCCAGACAAGTGGTGCTAAGCGTTCTTCGTCAGACTTTGGAGGACATTGAGCGTGAGGAGCACCATCGGAATTACAAGTCCCTTCTTCAGGAATTGAGCCAGAGCCTCTACAAGCGAGCACCAAGATACGTCGTCATTAGCGAGTCTGGAGCTGACCATGATAAAACTTTTGTGGTCGAAGCCCAGCTAGATGGCATATCACTGGGCGTTGGAACTGGAAAAAGCAAGAAGCAGGCAGAGCAAGCGGCGGCATTTGAGGCGCTACAACATCCACATTTCGATAAGTTGCAGAGGAAGGAATAG
- a CDS encoding S-methyl-5'-thioadenosine phosphorylase: MKEARAEIGVYGGSGFYSFLDDVDEIKVETPYGAPSDLIALATVAGKRVAFLPRHGRRHQHPPHMIPYRANAFAMKKLGVSRIIAPSACGSLQPHIKPGDFVVCDQFVDRTSGRKDTFYDGPITTHIMGANPYCSQLRKLAVEIIKSNGITCHEQGTVVVIQGPRFSTKAESSWYTRMGWEIINMTQYPEVILARELEMCYVNISLVTDWDAGCVGLPGVEPVTAEEIIKVLEANNERVRKVILQMIEQMPVGPCDECGRALEHARLD; the protein is encoded by the coding sequence ATGAAGGAAGCTCGAGCGGAGATAGGTGTTTACGGTGGCTCAGGTTTTTATTCTTTTCTCGACGATGTCGATGAAATTAAGGTCGAGACCCCATATGGCGCGCCTAGTGATTTAATTGCGTTGGCGACGGTTGCTGGGAAAAGAGTAGCATTTCTTCCAAGGCATGGCCGCCGTCATCAGCATCCACCACATATGATTCCCTACCGTGCGAATGCTTTTGCAATGAAGAAGCTTGGCGTATCGAGGATTATTGCTCCCAGCGCTTGCGGAAGCCTTCAACCGCATATCAAACCAGGTGATTTTGTGGTCTGCGATCAATTTGTTGACCGAACTTCAGGAAGGAAAGACACCTTCTACGACGGCCCCATCACGACACACATTATGGGTGCGAATCCATATTGTAGCCAACTACGCAAGCTGGCAGTGGAAATTATCAAATCAAATGGCATAACATGCCATGAGCAAGGTACGGTCGTTGTAATTCAGGGCCCAAGATTTTCTACAAAGGCTGAGAGTAGTTGGTACACAAGAATGGGCTGGGAAATCATCAATATGACTCAATACCCTGAGGTAATACTTGCTCGTGAGCTTGAAATGTGTTATGTGAATATCTCGCTAGTTACCGATTGGGATGCAGGATGTGTTGGGCTACCTGGCGTGGAGCCGGTAACAGCTGAGGAGATTATCAAGGTGCTTGAGGCAAACAATGAACGCGTTCGGAAGGTTATTTTGCAGATGATTGAACAGATGCCCGTGGGGCCCTGTGACGAATGTGGCAGAGCATTGGAGCACGCAAGGTTGGATTAA